The proteins below are encoded in one region of Oncorhynchus masou masou isolate Uvic2021 chromosome 15, UVic_Omas_1.1, whole genome shotgun sequence:
- the srd5a3 gene encoding polyprenol reductase yields the protein MLTLLGFCVIDFLWLSLALCFLLAFCVHRLSRYLPTGCEHSKLYILFQDLIRYGKTKGPLKRDHWLRVFDIPKRWFWHFYAISVGWNGFLIVLSLNMIVWGQKFPSWLTDILGFLTTGGPVAVRQVPQVSAVLVQVLLWVHSLRRLLECHLVSVFSDGVIHIVQYIFGLAYYILLGLTVLCSDSLIIEGGSPAFPLLSQLRWYYVAGAVLFSWASLLQHRSLVLLARLRTGGSGTVETLAHRVPSGGWFELVSCPHYLAELLIYVSLGIVSGSHALTWWLVVLYVLFNQALAAQLCHEFYTSKFQSYPQHRKAFLPYLL from the exons ATGCTAACACTTTTAGGATTTTGTGTTATTGATTTCCTGTGGTTATCCTTGGCTTTATGCTTTCTTTTAGCTTTTTGTGTCCACAGACTCTCACGGTACCTGCCGACTGGATGTGAGCATTCAAAACTGTATATATTATTCCAGGATCTAATCCGATACGGTAAAACCAAGGGGCCACTGAAACGAGACCACTGGCTGCGTGTTTTTGATATCCCAAAAAG ATGGTTCTGGCACTTCTATGCAATATCTGTTGGCTGGAATGGTTTTCTTATTGTCCTGTCACTTAACATGATTGTATGGGGCCAGAAATTCCCATCATGGTTGACTGACATATTGGGATTCCTGACTACTGGTGGACCAGTGGCAGTCAGGCAAG TTCCACAGGTGTCAGCTGTGCTGGTGCAGGTCCTGTTATGGGTTCATTCTCTTAGACGACTACTGGAGTGCCACTTGGTCAGCGTGTTCTCTGATGGGGTCATTCAcattgttcagtatatatttggCTTGGCCTACTACATTTTACTGGGGCTGACAGTGCTGTGCTCGGATTCTTTGATAATTGAAGGAG GGAGCCCTGCTTTCCCATTGCTCTCCCAGCTGAGGTGGTACTATGTGGCTGGAGCTGTACTCTTCTCCTGGGCCTCTCTGCTGCAGCACCGCTCCCTGGTCTTGCTGGCCAGACTGCGCACTGGAGGATCAG GGACAGTGGAGACTCTAGCCCACAGGGTTCCCAGTGGAGGCTGGTTTGAGCTGGTCTCCTGTCCTCATTACTTAGCTGAGCTGCTGATCTATGTGTCTCTGGGGATTGTGTCTGGAAGTCACGCTCTCACCTGGTGGCTCGTTGTCCTCTATGTGCTCTTCAACCAGGCGCTGGCTGCCCAGCTCTGTCATGAGTTTTACACAAGCAAGTTTCAGTCTTACCCACAGCATCGCAAAGCATTCCTCCCTTATTTATTGTAA